The following is a genomic window from Amphiura filiformis chromosome 4, Afil_fr2py, whole genome shotgun sequence.
atacggagtccagcattttttcgcaGAAAAATGCAGACTAGATCGCCCTATAGCCCACACAGCTTACGCCACCTAatgaatagcttggtgtttctgaaatgtaacacatttcaGTGGTGTACCGTGGCCGCCAACCCCGGGgtgctgaagaaaattaaattttgccgccccttcctcaacagcccgaaaaggttgacccaattttttctcggtcgtttgaaaagtgaagagcaaaaaaaaaaaaaagggtttcaggcgcaagcaccctaaaagcagcacattttcatgtattaaagtaccattttctcaaaaattttcatgctttttcaaatttttccgccctttttttatttactaattctttttgccgcccctttcgtttttgccgcccctgtttttgacaccctttcttctttcgccgccccttcattttggccgcctgCTTTTACCACGGGGCTGGCGCTAAagccccaaaatacgcgcatgcattttgaaagtttagccaaattgtcataaaaagtcagatccttctcatttttcacagacaatctaattcccaggcctaaatgaggattaaatatgaatcagggcctaatagttgggttttaagccttttctaatgtattaaattaagtcGTGTTGTACGTTTCcgcgtttgaaacactgattttttcctcccagggtgtaggagacttgtatttactggtgtgcagtGTGCACTCTACAGAGCAGTTTGACTTCACTCATTCCGAGcttttttaaaaatatctttttgaaatatttgatCATTTTTTACCGGAAAAATGCAagcatatttttatggaaatttatCCATCATAAACTTCAGATACTGCAGAATATAGAAATAAGCAGTGGGAAAGCAGGTGGGACTCTCTAAAGTGGAACCCTTGTAGCATTGGACGTAAgacattttttatgcgtagcattatcagcttgcactacttgatttttgttacatttgtaCACTTCACTAAGTTTATGGCATAAATttgctacacatttccaaaattgtgtagcaaagtgaCCAAAATTGAGCAGCATTCAAACCCTAATTGCCCCCAAATTTAACCACAGGGCTTTAACTGAGGATCCGTATTTTTATACAGGGggaccttttggcaaaatggcccattttttgttcttttcagccactttttgacagttCAGGTTGAttgcccctccccccacacacatttcaagccagattggcACTAATGGATGCATGGTTGGGtcattgggtctaaatttcttgaaaattggtatattgatggatcCGCATTCAACTTCTCAGTGGCACCAGCACCCCGGGACCGGCACACCTCTCCTCTacctaaaccaaacttgagtaccccaagGAGTTTATTTTTAGGCACATTTTTTATTTCTCCTCTAGAAATTTACTTCCCCATTGCCACCTCCacacatgaaaataaaaaaatgggcCTAAGTAGCCATTTTGCCTCGAAATTGGACATTTCCTGAATGTTTATACTGACTATGAGGGTTGTGGCAAAGtccaagttggggggggggggagtacaaATATAGCAGCCGCTGATCCATCCCATGGCAAGTAACTATTGGTACCAAAAGTTGCAGAGATTATCATCTTGTGATTTACATGTTGATCTGTTTTTTATTTGCAGACTGTAATTTACTAATTTCTAGATGGCGCCGAAAAAAAGAAAACCTAAGAAGCAACATGATTCAGAGGATGATGATAAGACAACATCAACCAAGAAAACCAAACCAGAAAAATCTCAAGAGAATGGTGATGCTGGTGTAGCCAAGAAAGCaagcaaaagaaagacacaaCCTTCTGAAGAGGGGGAAGGTATATCATCTCCTCCTCAGGAAAGAGGTACCTCACCTCCCAAAAGAGCaagcaaaagaaagacacaaCCTTCTGAAGAGGGGGAAGGTATATCATCTCCTCCTCAGGAAAGAGGTACCTCACCTCCCAAAAGAGCAAGTAAAAGAAAAACACAGCCTGCTCAAGAAGGAGGAGCATTGTCTCCCAAAAGAGCAAGCAAACGAAAGACAATTCTTCCAGAAGGAGTAGCTGCATCACCTCCCAAAAGATCAAGCAAAAGAAAGCCACAACATCCTAAAGAAGGTACATCATCTGATTCATCTCCCAAAAGAGCAAACAAAAGAAAAGCACAACCTCCTCAAGAAAGAGAAGGTCGATCTCCAAAGAAACCTGCAAAGAAAAGTAAAGAGACATCTTCAAATCAAGAAGTGAAGAAAAGGACAAAAGCATCCACCAAAGAACCTGCAAAGAAAGTGAAGAAAGAAGACAAGGAACCCTCAAAGAAAGCATCAAAGACTTCGACCAAGACCAACTCGGGAAAAGGGGATGCGAAGACAGTTTCAAAGAAAGTTGTTAAAACCAAAGGAAAAAAGAAGACAGTAAAGACTGAAGGAGGAGGAGAGGAAGGAGGAGAAACTGAAGTGACAAGTACAGTGAAGGAGGAGTTGGGTGAAGACCCGGCTTCTACTGAGTCTGAACAAGGAATGACAAAGATGGTGTATTCGCAGGGGATGAAGTTTGTGGGTGCTCATATGGGAATTACAGGTTTGTTGCCATGACACCATAATGTAGTATATTTAGTGGGGATATACACATTCACACACATCTTGAAGTTGGGTGGGTCTGAGTAAAATATCTAAAGTACCCATTCATCTGACAAATAATAATTTTACTGAGATCAGAATTTGCCACTGACAGTTGGGCTAGTAACTTATTAGAATTATTTGCCTGGTTGGCATGTGTTGTGAAAGTTTTAAAAGTTAAGACACTGCAGTCTTGATTATTAGAGCTGAATTGTAGTATTTTTTGCTGTATAGAAACTTGGTTGGTTGTTAAGTTAAGAAATCATCAAATTTCTACACTTTCTGTTATAACTTGAAATATAAGTGAAACATTCTGTCAGTAACAAATCTGTCAGAAATATCTCAATACTATAAacaatcatgatttttttttctatctCTCTCAACCTCAAGGTGGACTTGACAAGGCTGTAATAGGTGCATCAGAAATTGGAGCCAAATCTTTTGCTCTTTTTCTTCGCTCACAGAGACAGTGGCAAGCCAAACCTTTGGACGATAAGGTACACTTAGTAATAATGTGTTCTGGTTCTGCGTGAatgtatgtaaaaacctcaaatggTATAGATGATTTTAGAATTccagcaaaatttcctgaaacatGGTTTTGAAACTTGATCTTATCAATTTCAAGTTCTCGgttggattttaaaataaaaattcaacCTAGATTCAGTGGATTGACTATCATATACATGTAGTtcaaatgaaattgagatataattATTATACTAGTGTCATATTCAACAAGGATGAGTGTGgaaatttcaaatgtaatagctAGCCTCTTACACAGCTATAGTACTGTAGGATGTTATGTGCAGGTGACTGGCTTGAGTATACATTCATTCTGATCTGGAGGCTTATGCAATTGTATCTTGTCTGACAAATTGCCATGATGAGACCCAAGGATGGGCAGTACGAGAAGAAAGCAAAATAACTgctttatacccatatcatactAGTATTCGCAGTGCGCCATTAAACAATTGCTAGCCCTGCATTGTCATGTTTGACAAATTGGTACTAGTTTTCAGTTCTGGCTAGCAACATAGTGTCAAAGTTAGCTTGAAGTTAACTGCTCGCGATTCGATGATAGGGCATGCTAGCCATTATAGACTTGATATTGGTAATTGCTCTTCCTATAAGCGACATAAGAAATCCAATAAATGTCAATTATAGCCTAATTATGATCATAATAACACGAACTGAAATCTGCTGCTAACATTCTTTTTTCCATGCAGGTTGCCGAGAAATTCCGTGCAGCATGCAAGGAACATAAGTTCTCTCCTTGGCATATTTTACCACATGGTTCATATCTCCTGAATTGTGGCTCACCAAACCCAGAAACACTACAGAAGACAAGAGATACACTCACAGATGAATTGAAGAGATGTGAAAAATTAGGACTGGCTTTGTACAACTTCCATCCAGGTATCGTATCTATTGATAGCTTCAGTGACAATTCCAGTTTTATCAAAGAATGTAAATTTTGAAGGTTCCAGTAATAATAGTGTTTAACTTTTTCTGTCCTTTCAGACCCAACCTTAAAAGTTTGTTGTTATTACAAAGATTTTATTTTGATTGATGAAAGAGGATGGTCTGATTTCATCACATGCTATTTCCACCATGGTTAGACCTTAGCCCTCGCTCCTCATAATGGAGTTTCATTATGTCATATAATTGCATTCACTTTTCATGAGTGCCAAAATTTACCCACTTTCAACACATTTTAGCTTGCAAAAACTTCTTTTAACCCTATTATTTCAGATGGtcaatgaaaaaaaatccattGATAGCAAAATCTCAATCATGATGTAGAAAAAGTAGGGATGAGATTAACATTGTTGACCACCCTCCTTTAACAATGGCAGTATGTAGGCCTGATGATACCAAATTCTCGCTTCTCTGTTCAGTTGTAAGAacatataaataaatgaaaattattaatttaaacttcaacactacttgtttatttcgcataccgggagcgctttcgaggaacttcctcgtcatcagccgatgttgttagctctgatgttttcatGGAAACGGTtaagagaccaacctgatcaggtgacatcacacttgatgacgtcaccgaagtc
Proteins encoded in this region:
- the LOC140150085 gene encoding uncharacterized protein encodes the protein MAPKKRKPKKQHDSEDDDKTTSTKKTKPEKSQENGDAGVAKKASKRKTQPSEEGEGISSPPQERGTSPPKRASKRKTQPSEEGEGISSPPQERGTSPPKRASKRKTQPAQEGGALSPKRASKRKTILPEGVAASPPKRSSKRKPQHPKEGTSSDSSPKRANKRKAQPPQEREGRSPKKPAKKSKETSSNQEVKKRTKASTKEPAKKVKKEDKEPSKKASKTSTKTNSGKGDAKTVSKKVVKTKGKKKTVKTEGGGEEGGETEVTSTVKEELGEDPASTESEQGMTKMVYSQGMKFVGAHMGITGGLDKAVIGASEIGAKSFALFLRSQRQWQAKPLDDKVAEKFRAACKEHKFSPWHILPHGSYLLNCGSPNPETLQKTRDTLTDELKRCEKLGLALYNFHPGSTCGQISVDECLDKIGETLNLVHKQTNSVMTVVENMSRQGNTVGGKFEELRGIIDRVEDKSRVGVCLDTCHAFAAGFDLSTESGYESMMDDFDKIVGLKYLKAVHLNDSKGKVGSHLDRHENIGKGFIGLKTFRRLMNDPRFNDIPIVLETPAEEDTTYEKEIRLLYSMQDAKK